The segment GAGTTGCTGAACATTGCGCGCTTCGCAAAGTCCAAGTTCCAGCACCTTCGAGACCATCGGAGCCATCCCGTGGTAGCGAAGGCCCCCAGCGTGGATACCGGGAGGGACAAAGCGACTGCCGAGAGTATGCATCTTCACCAGCGGCGTAAGTTTGGCGGTATCTCCGTAGTCGTAGGCAAATTTCCCTTTGGTCAGGGTGGGGCAGGCCGCCGGTTCAACCGCTACAAGACGAACGTCCCGACCGCCGCGAAGCTTTCGACCGAGATAAGGGAAGACCAGACCGCCCCAATTGGACCCGCCTCCGGTGCAGCCGACAATGACATCGGGCTCCGCTCCGGCCATTTCCATTTGTTCAATCGCTTCCAGGCCGATGATGGTTTGGTGGAGGAGAACGTGGTTCAGAACGCTGCCGAGGGCATAGCACGTGTCATCCCGCTGGGCGGCTTGCTCGACGGCTTCGGCGATCGCCATCCCGAGGGAGCCTGTGCTGTCGGGATCTTCGGCGAGGATGGCACGGCCCGCCTCCGTTTCGGAGGAGGGGCTCGGAACGACTGTTGCGTCAAAGGTCTCCATCAGAGCGGCTCGATAGGGCTTTTGCTCGAAGGAGCAGCGGACCATGAAGACCTTACATTCAAGACCAAACTGGGCACAGGCAAAGGCCAGCGATGAGCCCCATTGACCGGCTCCAGTTTCGGTGGTGATTCGTTTGGTTCCGGAGATGGCGTTGTAGTAGGCTTGGGCAACGGCGCTGTTCGGCTTGTGCGAACCAGTCGGGCTGACTCCCTCATACTTGTAAAAAATCTTTGCCGGGGTGCCCAGGGCCTTCTCCAGTCGACGGGCGCGAAAGAGGGGACTCGGCCTCCAGAGTCGAAGGATGTCGCGGACGGGTTCAGGGATCTCGATTTCCCTCTCGGTCGACATTTCCTGCTCGATGATCGGCATCGGGAAAATGGCACTGAGCTCGTCAGGACCGATCGGCGCACCCGTGCCGGGGTGGAGCGGCGGATCCAGCGGACTCGGTAAGTCTGCGGCGAGATTGTACCAGTGCGTCGGAAGTTTATCTTCTGGGAGGAGGTATTTGAGCTGCTTACTCATGGTTTCTGAATATCAGCTGTTCTAATGTATTGTCGCCTCAGTGAAAAGCTTCGAGTTGGGAATCATTCAAATTGGGAAGCTGAAAAGGGTCGGAACTAGGCCTGCATTTGCAGGTTCGACAAAATAGAGAAAGAGTGGGCGAATCGTGGATAAACCTTGATCGGGTCGTTGCAGTCGGAAGCCGAGGCTTCACGAGGCTCAAGGTTCTCAGGTGAAGTGATCCCGATCCGGAAGTCCATTTTTGCGACACGATTGAGACCTCGGATATTTGCAAAGACGATCCCTTGCGGAGTCTGCTTCGCGGGAATCTCGGATTGACTCGTTAGCACCGAGTTC is part of the Puniceicoccus vermicola genome and harbors:
- a CDS encoding TrpB-like pyridoxal phosphate-dependent enzyme, encoding MSKQLKYLLPEDKLPTHWYNLAADLPSPLDPPLHPGTGAPIGPDELSAIFPMPIIEQEMSTEREIEIPEPVRDILRLWRPSPLFRARRLEKALGTPAKIFYKYEGVSPTGSHKPNSAVAQAYYNAISGTKRITTETGAGQWGSSLAFACAQFGLECKVFMVRCSFEQKPYRAALMETFDATVVPSPSSETEAGRAILAEDPDSTGSLGMAIAEAVEQAAQRDDTCYALGSVLNHVLLHQTIIGLEAIEQMEMAGAEPDVIVGCTGGGSNWGGLVFPYLGRKLRGGRDVRLVAVEPAACPTLTKGKFAYDYGDTAKLTPLVKMHTLGSRFVPPGIHAGGLRYHGMAPMVSKVLELGLCEARNVQQLECFSSAITFAKAEGIVPAPETTHAVAGAIQEALRCKEEGKEETILFNLSGHGHFDMQAYINYFGDKLVDYDYTESEIAMALSGLPSV